A DNA window from Thiothrix subterranea contains the following coding sequences:
- a CDS encoding DUF4143 domain-containing protein, whose translation MDLSFYRTSDGKEIDFVLDNGKGLVLLEVKAAHSVTPADFRHISYFIGENPGRVVQGMVLYGGERVLPFGESDGVRLWAVPLGMMAGSGEMEG comes from the coding sequence GTGGATTTGAGTTTTTACCGCACCAGCGATGGCAAGGAAATCGACTTCGTGCTGGATAACGGTAAAGGGTTGGTGCTGCTGGAGGTGAAGGCGGCGCATAGCGTGACTCCGGCGGATTTCCGGCATATCAGCTACTTTATCGGAGAGAATCCGGGGCGAGTGGTACAGGGGATGGTGTTGTATGGCGGGGAACGGGTGTTGCCGTTTGGGGAAAGTGACGGGGTGAGGTTGTGGGCAGTGCCGTTGGGGATGATGGCGGGGAGCGGGGAAATGGAGGGGTGA
- a CDS encoding dolichyl-phosphate beta-glucosyltransferase codes for MNNERPYLSIIIPAYNEQSRIADSLYKVKDYLSQQSYRSEIIVVDDGSRDLTTEVVKFIDIYGKETKEQEEGQLMENIKNVGKGFSIARGMIKASGDIVLFSDADLSTPIEEIEKLLPYFEQGFDVVIGSRKMADSEVEKKPWYRDAMSLIFNMAVRTLSVPGIKDTQCGFKAYRREAAQRIALLQRIYGFGFDVEHLYIARKQGFKIKEVAVKWEHMDGSKVDPIKDSLRMFTDLLKIRWLHRAM; via the coding sequence ATGAATAACGAACGACCTTACCTTTCTATCATTATCCCGGCGTACAACGAGCAAAGCCGGATTGCCGATTCGTTGTACAAGGTGAAAGACTACCTGTCGCAACAGTCGTACCGCAGCGAAATCATTGTGGTAGACGATGGCAGCCGCGATTTGACGACCGAAGTGGTGAAATTCATCGACATCTACGGCAAGGAAACCAAGGAGCAGGAGGAAGGCCAGTTGATGGAAAACATCAAAAACGTCGGCAAAGGTTTTTCGATTGCACGCGGCATGATCAAGGCATCCGGCGACATTGTGCTGTTTAGCGATGCGGATCTTTCCACGCCGATTGAGGAAATCGAGAAGCTGCTGCCGTATTTTGAGCAAGGTTTCGATGTGGTGATCGGTTCGCGCAAAATGGCAGATTCTGAGGTGGAAAAAAAGCCGTGGTATCGGGATGCGATGAGTTTGATCTTTAATATGGCGGTACGCACGCTGTCAGTGCCGGGGATTAAGGATACGCAGTGTGGGTTTAAGGCGTACCGGCGTGAAGCAGCGCAGCGGATTGCGTTATTGCAGCGCATTTACGGGTTTGGATTTGACGTGGAGCATCTGTACATTGCCCGCAAGCAAGGCTTCAAGATCAAGGAAGTGGCGGTGAAGTGGGAACACATGGACGGTTCTAAGGTTGACCCGATTAAGGATTCGCTGCGGATGTTTACGGATTTGTTGAAGATTCGGTGGTTGCATCGGGCGATGTAG
- the gapS6a gene encoding GapS6a family protein produces MDFLSAAVLSGITYDILKNGLALNVEHIKERLKEWVGGEVIAPQISIELNKLDLNEDMSETAIEKRINQSEALLVLLSSIKKEGNNNTITQYHTGSGDNVGRDKIIK; encoded by the coding sequence ATGGATTTCTTATCAGCAGCAGTACTATCTGGAATTACTTATGATATTTTAAAGAATGGTCTTGCTTTAAATGTAGAACATATAAAAGAAAGACTTAAAGAATGGGTTGGAGGAGAAGTTATTGCGCCTCAAATTTCTATAGAGTTAAATAAGCTGGATCTTAATGAAGATATGAGCGAAACTGCAATTGAAAAACGTATCAACCAATCAGAAGCTTTATTAGTGTTGCTTTCTTCAATAAAGAAAGAAGGAAATAACAACACTATTACCCAGTATCACACTGGAAGTGGTGATAATGTTGGCAGGGATAAAATCATTAAGTAA
- a CDS encoding ABC-three component system middle component 5, giving the protein MLVYHPCFDANHCAYRFLHLLYSSKADSFEWDILRIADFYYVFPHLIKHIKPMPKSLTGGKKYFSEINPPYESIPNPKRLLFDLQDIQNSTIASLVSKQIIKKEMFNYGVVSLNADNIPKSLIESFHGNPINNSEWFKFFSKGIAAVDLNGKNGFKSRTGLLEYRYDQ; this is encoded by the coding sequence GTGCTTGTCTACCATCCATGTTTTGATGCAAACCATTGTGCATACCGTTTTTTGCATCTACTTTATAGCTCGAAAGCAGATAGCTTTGAGTGGGATATATTAAGAATAGCAGACTTTTATTATGTATTTCCTCATTTAATAAAACATATAAAACCTATGCCAAAAAGTTTGACGGGAGGGAAAAAATATTTTAGTGAGATTAACCCACCATATGAATCTATACCAAATCCTAAACGTCTGCTATTTGACTTGCAGGATATTCAAAACTCTACTATTGCATCGTTGGTATCAAAACAAATAATAAAAAAAGAGATGTTTAACTACGGAGTGGTTAGTTTAAATGCTGATAATATTCCAAAATCATTAATAGAAAGTTTTCATGGAAATCCAATAAATAACTCCGAGTGGTTTAAATTTTTTTCAAAAGGAATAGCTGCCGTTGATTTAAATGGCAAAAATGGCTTTAAGTCAAGAACTGGATTATTAGAGTATAGATATGATCAATAA
- a CDS encoding XisI protein — METPVAFYQRCIKQILSKYGTLKTDDSETELIFDDERMRYLVMWLGWRGHKRIHECAIHIDIVDEQIVIQWNDTEELLDETLMEMGVPKTAICLGTIPPEFRAATLPEESSLYQKAA, encoded by the coding sequence ATGGAAACCCCAGTAGCCTTTTATCAGCGTTGCATCAAACAGATACTAAGCAAGTATGGCACGTTAAAAACCGACGATTCCGAGACAGAACTCATTTTTGATGATGAGCGGATGCGTTACTTGGTCATGTGGCTAGGCTGGCGCGGTCATAAGCGTATTCACGAATGCGCTATCCATATCGACATTGTGGATGAACAAATTGTGATTCAGTGGAACGATACGGAAGAACTGTTAGATGAAACCCTGATGGAAATGGGTGTTCCCAAGACAGCTATTTGTTTAGGGACAATTCCACCAGAGTTCCGTGCTGCCACTCTCCCAGAAGAATCTTCTCTGTATCAAAAAGCAGCTTGA
- a CDS encoding EamA family transporter gives MANVPAWVYGLLVVSIGCSSAAQIFQKLAAQDLATHRGSPMQLLLKRNILLSIFFLGTGLLLWLVVLGKLELSVAYPMLSMGYVVVMLAARWLFHETIPPRRWLGTAFIMAGISLLVGGVL, from the coding sequence ATGGCTAACGTTCCCGCATGGGTTTACGGATTGCTGGTCGTGTCGATTGGGTGCAGCAGTGCGGCGCAAATTTTCCAGAAACTCGCGGCACAGGATTTGGCAACGCATCGCGGTTCGCCGATGCAACTGCTGTTGAAGCGCAATATTTTGCTGAGCATTTTCTTTCTCGGCACGGGCTTGCTGTTGTGGCTGGTGGTGTTGGGCAAGCTGGAATTGAGTGTCGCTTACCCGATGTTGAGCATGGGTTACGTGGTGGTGATGCTGGCGGCGCGTTGGCTGTTTCACGAAACCATTCCGCCGCGTCGCTGGTTGGGAACGGCGTTCATTATGGCAGGCATCTCGCTGCTGGTGGGAGGCGTGTTATGA
- a CDS encoding AAA family ATPase — MINNYSFIFLNRLVVLKNNTSVYDQFFYQGINIIRGDNGTGKSTIMDLIYYGLGAELSEWTAEPLSCDKVFLEVSCNTGIYTLSREIEQTGKSPMLICEGDYLSSTKTETQWLKYINRRSDERHSYSQQLFDMMNLPQHKNNDSANLTMHQILRLMYLDQITAPTKILRYDTNYDNANIRQAIGEYLLGLDDLDIHELRQQLIELERDFAKIDGELKAIYKLLSKGQQDFTADKLHAEILAVESEIYQSLQKKEEIRFKTKKELDDMQKEQAKLILMEINKYTEKLEKIHVQSSFLSNEIIDSTLFLQSIDYRIKSLLESKTTNESLGSLNFKYCPACLTKIETIQQDNICGLCKSPKHEDSTKKSYLHMLNELNFQKRESEKILQFNKNLLDEIKTKIPELESLLSISKLNYKDYLQSNSAMESQISEISNRIGFLESKHQNLKERLEFFANIEALVKEKQQLIVKTSEVKDALAAKKEKTKNRLLDVCSQLETTTMNIVKMDLGFEKDFENPEEFEFSFPRDKMWLNGKSKFSASSMVLLKNSFRLATLVESTKDINYRFPRFLLIDNIEDKGMMPSRSHNFQNIMVEMCEELENPYQLIYTTSMISPKLEGGNYCRGIFYKKGTHTLELNKI; from the coding sequence ATGATCAATAATTATAGTTTCATCTTTCTAAACAGACTGGTGGTACTGAAAAATAACACCTCTGTATATGATCAATTTTTTTATCAAGGAATTAATATAATTAGGGGTGATAATGGAACTGGAAAATCCACCATCATGGATTTGATCTATTACGGTTTGGGTGCTGAATTATCAGAGTGGACAGCCGAACCATTATCTTGTGACAAAGTATTTTTGGAAGTTTCTTGCAATACGGGAATTTATACTTTATCCAGAGAAATTGAGCAAACTGGAAAGTCTCCTATGCTTATATGTGAAGGGGATTATTTGTCATCAACTAAGACAGAAACTCAATGGCTTAAATACATTAATCGTCGATCAGATGAAAGGCACAGTTATTCTCAGCAGCTTTTTGATATGATGAATCTTCCTCAGCATAAAAATAATGACAGTGCTAATTTAACAATGCACCAAATATTAAGATTGATGTATTTAGATCAGATAACAGCACCAACTAAAATACTTAGATATGATACAAACTATGATAATGCCAATATAAGACAAGCAATAGGAGAATATCTTTTAGGGTTGGATGACCTAGACATTCATGAGTTAAGACAACAACTAATAGAATTAGAAAGAGATTTCGCTAAAATTGATGGAGAGCTTAAAGCTATTTATAAGTTATTGAGTAAAGGGCAACAGGATTTTACTGCTGATAAGCTACATGCTGAGATATTGGCAGTAGAATCTGAAATATATCAATCTTTACAAAAAAAAGAAGAAATTAGATTTAAAACAAAAAAAGAACTTGATGATATGCAAAAAGAACAAGCTAAACTTATATTAATGGAGATCAATAAATATACTGAAAAATTAGAAAAGATTCATGTTCAATCATCATTTCTTAGTAATGAGATAATTGATTCAACTTTATTTCTGCAATCAATAGATTATCGTATAAAATCACTTCTAGAATCAAAAACAACTAATGAATCGCTAGGTAGTCTTAACTTTAAATATTGCCCTGCTTGCCTCACCAAGATTGAAACTATTCAACAGGACAATATATGTGGCTTATGCAAATCACCTAAACACGAGGATTCAACTAAAAAATCTTACCTCCATATGTTAAATGAATTAAACTTCCAAAAGAGAGAAAGTGAAAAAATCTTACAGTTCAATAAAAACCTTCTCGATGAGATAAAAACAAAAATACCTGAGCTTGAAAGTTTACTTAGTATATCAAAACTAAATTATAAAGATTATTTGCAATCTAATTCTGCAATGGAATCACAAATATCTGAAATATCAAATCGAATAGGATTCCTAGAGTCAAAGCATCAAAACTTAAAAGAACGTTTAGAATTTTTCGCCAACATTGAAGCCTTGGTAAAAGAAAAGCAACAGTTAATTGTGAAAACATCAGAGGTTAAAGATGCTTTGGCGGCAAAAAAAGAAAAAACAAAAAACCGACTTCTTGATGTTTGCTCACAATTAGAAACAACCACTATGAATATAGTTAAAATGGATTTGGGATTTGAAAAAGATTTTGAAAATCCAGAAGAGTTTGAGTTTAGTTTCCCCAGAGATAAAATGTGGTTAAATGGAAAGTCAAAATTTTCAGCAAGTTCAATGGTGCTATTGAAAAACTCTTTTAGATTAGCGACTCTAGTAGAGTCAACAAAAGATATAAATTATAGATTTCCACGTTTTCTATTAATAGATAACATTGAAGATAAGGGAATGATGCCTAGTCGTAGCCATAACTTTCAAAATATCATGGTGGAAATGTGTGAAGAACTAGAAAATCCATATCAATTAATATACACAACATCAATGATTTCACCAAAACTAGAAGGTGGTAATTATTGCAGAGGAATATTCTATAAAAAAGGAACTCATACGCTAGAGCTAAATAAAATATAA
- a CDS encoding TIM-barrel domain-containing protein: MKMYWIAPLLLLWAGTAAASPLSAHHGAECLTAELLESGWLRASYRTGAACEQAAFPASPYVLDTTQKPLKTESRRESGKQISDSKRLRMTLDEASLCLTLYDKAKQREVSQFCPGTGEQGWLTLAMAKGNTQQLYGLGQSHPAPGISAGDWLQRGKRVAGSQYGNQMVDAQGGLVGNTQFPILYALGKDATPWALFLDNSYPQNWDFQHDPFKVGVNGGDDLRFYVRVGDSLADLRRGYMQLVGKPLIPNRKLFGLWVSEFGYDDWAELDGVSQSLQKNAFPLDGMVMDLQWFGGIRDNSDNSSMGKLAWDESHFPEPAAKLKQLAQDQHLGVMLIEESYISKGLPEHQKLHDKGFLVKQLDGQPVYLAKKPWWGKGGMLDWSNPAAGAFWHDWKRQPLVEMGVMGHWTDLGEPMDFAADGVYHGFSPGKTRHADVHNLYNLLWHRSIFDGYQRHHHAQRPFMLSRAGGAGMQRYGAGMWSGDIPARLKNLASHLNAQMQMSLSGVDYFGSDTGGFYRNSFDGKPEDYDQLYTRWFAVSALIDLPLRPHADNVCNCYQTAPDKVGDIASNRANTRLRYELIPYYYALAHRAYRQGDPIIAPVIYADEADPILRGMGAQKLIGDSLLAALETRSDSKTMRVYLPKGEWFDYHSHAWQSSKGEWLEDVPLFHDKLYRLPLYARAGAIIPLLEVGDGSVDAFGRKLGSMEKPALLKLKVFPHRQASTFTLYEDDGETTAYTQGKARTTRIRQQRDADLQHVWIEAAQGDYQGAPAQREVQLVLAEIAQVAAVLVDGKPVPAADKSGFGWQRSNSNTLSVRLPALAAKQAHHVEIRYAAQEKK; the protein is encoded by the coding sequence ATGAAAATGTATTGGATAGCACCACTCTTGCTGTTATGGGCGGGGACGGCGGCAGCCTCGCCGTTGTCGGCGCATCACGGCGCGGAATGTTTGACGGCGGAACTGTTGGAATCCGGCTGGTTGCGAGCCAGTTACCGCACGGGCGCAGCGTGTGAGCAAGCCGCCTTTCCCGCCAGTCCTTATGTGCTGGATACCACCCAAAAACCGCTCAAAACAGAAAGCCGTCGCGAATCCGGCAAGCAAATCAGCGACAGCAAACGTCTGCGCATGACCTTGGATGAGGCGTCACTCTGTTTAACCCTGTATGACAAAGCCAAACAACGCGAAGTAAGCCAGTTCTGCCCCGGCACGGGTGAACAGGGTTGGCTGACGCTGGCAATGGCAAAAGGCAACACCCAACAACTGTACGGTTTGGGGCAATCACACCCCGCACCGGGGATTAGCGCTGGGGATTGGTTACAACGCGGTAAGCGGGTGGCTGGCAGCCAATACGGGAATCAAATGGTCGATGCGCAAGGCGGTTTGGTGGGCAATACCCAGTTTCCGATTTTGTATGCCTTGGGCAAGGATGCGACCCCCTGGGCGTTGTTTCTGGATAACAGTTACCCGCAAAATTGGGATTTCCAGCACGACCCGTTCAAAGTCGGGGTAAACGGTGGCGATGACTTGCGTTTTTATGTGCGGGTGGGGGATTCACTGGCGGATTTGCGGCGTGGCTACATGCAATTGGTCGGCAAGCCGCTGATTCCTAATCGCAAGCTGTTTGGGTTGTGGGTGTCGGAATTTGGTTACGACGATTGGGCGGAACTGGATGGCGTGAGCCAATCCTTGCAGAAAAACGCTTTTCCGCTGGATGGCATGGTGATGGATTTGCAGTGGTTTGGCGGTATCCGCGACAATTCCGACAACAGCAGCATGGGCAAATTGGCGTGGGATGAAAGCCATTTCCCCGAACCTGCTGCCAAGCTCAAACAACTGGCGCAAGACCAACACCTTGGGGTGATGTTGATTGAGGAATCCTACATCAGTAAAGGCTTGCCCGAACACCAAAAGCTGCACGACAAAGGTTTTCTGGTGAAACAGCTTGATGGTCAGCCGGTGTATCTGGCGAAAAAACCTTGGTGGGGCAAAGGCGGAATGTTGGATTGGAGCAATCCGGCGGCGGGCGCATTCTGGCATGACTGGAAACGCCAACCGCTGGTGGAGATGGGGGTTATGGGGCATTGGACGGATTTGGGCGAACCAATGGATTTTGCCGCTGATGGGGTTTATCACGGTTTCAGCCCCGGCAAAACCCGCCATGCCGATGTGCATAACCTCTACAATTTACTGTGGCATCGCTCGATTTTCGACGGTTATCAGCGTCATCACCACGCACAACGCCCGTTTATGTTGTCACGCGCAGGTGGCGCAGGGATGCAGCGTTACGGCGCGGGGATGTGGTCGGGGGATATTCCGGCACGCTTGAAAAACCTTGCGTCCCATTTGAATGCGCAGATGCAGATGAGTTTATCCGGTGTCGATTATTTCGGGTCGGATACCGGCGGGTTTTACCGCAATTCGTTTGACGGTAAGCCGGAAGATTATGACCAACTGTACACGCGCTGGTTTGCCGTTTCCGCCTTGATCGACCTGCCATTACGCCCGCACGCGGATAATGTGTGCAATTGCTACCAGACCGCACCCGACAAAGTGGGCGATATTGCCAGCAATCGTGCCAATACGCGGCTGCGTTACGAGCTGATCCCTTACTACTATGCCTTGGCACACCGCGCTTACCGGCAGGGCGATCCGATTATTGCGCCGGTCATTTACGCGGACGAAGCCGACCCGATCTTGCGTGGCATGGGGGCGCAAAAGCTGATTGGCGATAGCTTGTTGGCGGCATTGGAAACACGCTCGGATAGCAAAACCATGCGGGTGTATTTGCCCAAAGGCGAATGGTTTGATTACCACAGCCACGCATGGCAAAGCAGCAAAGGCGAGTGGTTGGAAGATGTGCCGCTGTTCCATGATAAATTGTACCGCTTGCCATTGTATGCGCGGGCGGGGGCAATTATTCCACTGTTGGAGGTGGGCGATGGCAGCGTCGATGCCTTTGGTCGCAAACTGGGCAGCATGGAGAAACCCGCATTATTGAAGCTGAAAGTTTTCCCGCACCGCCAAGCCAGCACATTTACCTTGTATGAAGACGATGGCGAAACCACCGCCTACACACAGGGCAAAGCCCGCACTACCCGTATCCGCCAACAGCGTGATGCTGACCTTCAGCATGTTTGGATTGAGGCGGCGCAAGGCGATTATCAAGGTGCGCCAGCGCAGCGTGAAGTACAGTTAGTGCTGGCAGAAATTGCGCAAGTTGCCGCCGTACTGGTGGATGGCAAGCCTGTACCAGCAGCGGATAAATCCGGCTTCGGTTGGCAACGCAGCAATTCCAATACCCTGAGTGTGCGCTTACCTGCTTTGGCAGCCAAACAGGCGCACCATGTCGAGATTCGCTATGCAGCGCAGGAGAAAAAGTGA
- a CDS encoding element excision factor XisH family protein, with product MSKRDKYHETVKQALIREGWAITHDPYMFQTDPKLATDLGAERLLAAERGYERIAVEIKSFLRSSQVVDLEEAIGQYALYQLFLRQSDPARQLYLAVPRHALDNILSREVGRVAIEGLKVNVIVYSLADEEPLLWKPQ from the coding sequence ATGTCAAAGCGGGACAAGTACCATGAAACAGTGAAGCAAGCCCTCATTCGAGAAGGCTGGGCGATCACACATGACCCGTACATGTTCCAAACTGACCCTAAACTTGCCACCGACTTAGGGGCTGAGCGCCTACTTGCTGCTGAACGGGGATATGAACGTATTGCTGTTGAAATCAAAAGCTTCCTTCGCTCATCCCAAGTGGTTGATTTGGAAGAAGCGATTGGGCAATACGCTCTATACCAGCTTTTTCTACGCCAAAGTGACCCAGCCCGCCAACTCTATTTGGCTGTTCCTCGCCACGCACTGGATAACATCCTGAGCCGTGAAGTTGGACGTGTAGCGATAGAAGGGCTGAAGGTTAATGTGATTGTCTATTCTCTAGCAGATGAGGAGCCACTCCTATGGAAACCCCAGTAG
- a CDS encoding ATP-binding protein, with protein MLNRNIAADVQAYLAHFPSLLITGARQVGKSTLALQLGIEHYVTLDDIATYQSAKADPKGFVLSLPKPVVIDEVQRVPELFVAIKEQIDLDRTPGRFVLTGSSSLQGFRDISDSLAGRIGIVDLYAFNLSEIIGQRFNFIDHVFSGAAFPAVAQVTDIVPHLLKGGFPEVQTIAHAKTRMLWFSSYIRTYIERDLHDMGNIRNLDSFMRLYLSLALRSANLLNKADLARDCQLDNKTLDNYFGILKHTYQIALLKPWFNHAAKRLVKMPKVFMLDSGILCHLLKLSSAEDLQQSSQRVAVYETFVLSELVKANTYAAQPVDLSFYRTSDGKEIDFVLDNGKGLVLLEVKAAHSVTPADFRHISHFIGQNPGRVVQGMVLYGGERVLPFGESDGVKLWAVPLGMS; from the coding sequence ATGCTAAATCGCAATATTGCCGCTGACGTACAAGCCTATCTGGCGCATTTCCCGTCCTTGCTGATCACGGGCGCACGGCAAGTGGGCAAATCCACGCTGGCGTTGCAGTTGGGGATTGAACACTACGTCACGTTGGATGACATCGCCACCTACCAAAGCGCCAAGGCTGACCCGAAAGGGTTTGTGCTCAGTCTGCCCAAGCCGGTGGTGATTGATGAGGTGCAACGTGTGCCGGAGTTGTTTGTTGCCATCAAGGAACAGATTGACCTTGACCGCACGCCGGGGCGGTTTGTGCTGACGGGTTCGAGCAGTTTGCAGGGTTTCCGCGACATTTCCGATTCGCTGGCGGGGCGGATTGGGATTGTGGATTTGTATGCCTTTAACCTCAGCGAGATTATCGGGCAACGCTTCAATTTCATCGACCATGTGTTTTCTGGCGCGGCATTTCCGGCGGTGGCGCAAGTGACGGATATTGTGCCGCATTTGCTCAAGGGTGGGTTTCCCGAAGTGCAGACGATTGCACACGCTAAAACGCGCATGTTGTGGTTCAGTTCCTATATTCGCACGTATATTGAGCGCGATTTGCACGATATGGGCAATATCCGCAATCTCGACAGCTTTATGCGCTTGTACCTGTCGCTGGCGTTGCGCAGTGCCAATCTGCTCAACAAGGCTGATCTGGCGCGGGATTGCCAGCTTGACAATAAAACGCTGGATAATTACTTCGGCATCCTCAAGCACACTTACCAGATTGCGTTGCTCAAACCGTGGTTTAACCATGCGGCGAAACGGCTGGTGAAAATGCCCAAGGTGTTCATGCTCGATAGCGGCATTTTGTGCCATTTGCTCAAGCTCAGTAGCGCGGAAGATTTACAGCAATCCAGCCAGCGCGTAGCGGTGTATGAAACGTTTGTGTTGAGTGAGTTGGTGAAGGCGAATACTTACGCGGCGCAGCCGGTGGATTTGAGCTTTTACCGCACCAGTGATGGCAAGGAAATCGACTTCGTGCTGGATAACGGCAAAGGGTTGGTGTTGCTGGAAGTGAAGGCGGCGCATAGCGTGACTCCGGCGGATTTCCGGCATATCAGCCATTTCATCGGCCAGAATCCGGGGCGGGTGGTACAGGGAATGGTGTTGTATGGCGGGGAGCGGGTGTTGCCGTTTGGGGAAAGTGACGGGGTGAAGTTGTGGGCAGTGCCGTTGGGGATGTCATAA
- a CDS encoding ABC-three component system protein, with protein sequence MSEALSKEIQKHTGNGDNVGRDKIIYNLPKPNPSNLFESLKNTGMTLVNDNEMANFVDELADYLNDFPERNVIGLENKLKQANMESLYDEAAILKERFAKKLYRGQLSNNSQYLYAQCLALINTYFAHKIKPLLSEGASRSIIEKELLDEVFIPVLNNIAKVDISINIDHIRGMLYFLTGKCHVKWS encoded by the coding sequence ATGAGTGAAGCGTTGTCAAAAGAGATTCAAAAACATACTGGAAATGGTGATAATGTTGGCAGGGATAAAATTATATATAACCTGCCAAAACCAAATCCGAGTAATCTTTTTGAATCATTAAAAAACACAGGAATGACTCTTGTCAATGATAACGAGATGGCGAATTTCGTAGATGAGCTGGCTGATTATCTAAATGACTTTCCCGAAAGAAATGTAATAGGACTAGAAAATAAGCTAAAGCAAGCAAATATGGAGTCCCTATATGATGAAGCTGCAATATTAAAAGAAAGATTTGCCAAAAAACTATATCGTGGACAACTATCTAATAACTCACAATATTTATATGCGCAATGTTTGGCATTAATTAATACTTACTTCGCCCACAAAATAAAACCTTTATTAAGTGAAGGAGCATCAAGGTCAATAATTGAAAAAGAGCTTTTAGATGAAGTTTTCATTCCAGTATTAAATAATATAGCAAAAGTTGATATAAGTATAAATATAGATCATATCAGAGGTATGTTATATTTTTTAACAGGAAAATGTCATGTTAAATGGAGCTGA